AACGCCGTGTGCTTTTCCCTTGTGTAACCACGTTATACCAAGAACCAATTGTCGTTTCAGATGCTGAAGGTGTCTGGGTACGTGACACCGATGGTGCTGAATACCTCGACTTTTTTGCTGGTATTCTAACCACTTCTGTCGGTCACTGCAATCCGGATGTGGTCTCAGCGGTGCGCAAGCAAATTGGCCGGCTGGGACACACCTCCACCCTTTACATAACCGAGAACCAGCTTCAGGTAGCTGAGCAACTGGGACGGATTAGTCCGGGCGAACTCAGCAGTTGCTATTTCACCAATAGTGGCTCGGAAGCAGTTGAAACTGCCATTATGCTGGCCCAGCAATACACCGGGCAACACGAAGTGATTGCGCTACGGCACAGTTATTCCGGGCGGACGGCGTTAGCTGCTACGCTTACAGCGCAATCAGCCTGGCGGCCGAAAGCTGGCGGCATTGCACATGTACGCCATGCGATGGTCCCCTACCCTTATCGCACGCCGGGCAACCTGTCTGAAGAGGCATTGGCTGACCTGTTTGCACACGATTTAGAAGAAGTCATCCGTACAACAACAAATGGCAAGCCGGCTGCTTTCTTTGCAGAGACAATTCAGGGCGTAGGCGGTGTGGTTGTCCCGCCAGCGGGCTACTTCCAGCGGGCAGCAGCTATCATCCGTAAATACGGTGGGTTGTTCATTTGCGACGAAGTGCAGCCCGGATTTGGTAGAACAGGTGACCACTGGTTTGC
Above is a genomic segment from Bacteroidota bacterium containing:
- a CDS encoding aspartate aminotransferase family protein, which codes for RRVLFPCVTTLYQEPIVVSDAEGVWVRDTDGAEYLDFFAGILTTSVGHCNPDVVSAVRKQIGRLGHTSTLYITENQLQVAEQLGRISPGELSSCYFTNSGSEAVETAIMLAQQYTGQHEVIALRHSYSGRTALAATLTAQSAWRPKAGGIAHVRHAMVPYPYRTPGNLSEEALADLFAHDLEEVIRTTTNGKPAAFFAETIQGVGGVVVPPAGYFQRAAAIIRKYGGLFICDEVQPGFGRTGDHWFAIEHWDVEPDIMVMAKGMANGFPVGATITRPEIAEAWQAKTISTFGGNPVSMAAAHATMTVMEREHVPARAAARGAQLKAGLFKLYDKHAWIGEVRGKGLMQGIELVKDRDSKVPAPDRVKALLEATKKEGLLVGVGGMHGQTIRIGPSLLITEAEMNEALTRLANACDRV